A stretch of [Clostridium] scindens DNA encodes these proteins:
- a CDS encoding deoxyuridine 5'-triphosphate nucleotidohydrolase: MARRIAKFHKVSFEQFLEGFMDSFGPIEEEKIKEAYDGVRLPQRATAGSAGYDFYTPVSIVLHPGKTVKIPTGIRVEMEENWVLKCYPRSGLGFKYRLQLNNTVGIIDSDYFYSDNEGHIFAKITNDTNEGKVVELQAGTGFMQGIFVEYGITLDDEVTAVRNGGFGSTTNQ, translated from the coding sequence ATGGCTAGAAGAATTGCAAAGTTCCACAAGGTAAGTTTCGAACAGTTCCTGGAAGGATTTATGGACTCCTTCGGGCCGATCGAAGAAGAGAAGATCAAGGAGGCTTATGACGGCGTCCGATTACCTCAAAGAGCCACGGCAGGTTCCGCGGGTTATGATTTTTATACACCGGTATCCATCGTGCTGCACCCGGGAAAGACGGTAAAGATTCCGACTGGAATCCGTGTGGAGATGGAAGAAAACTGGGTGCTTAAATGTTATCCGAGAAGCGGCCTTGGATTTAAATACCGCCTGCAGTTAAATAATACGGTGGGCATCATTGACAGCGATTACTTCTATTCGGATAATGAGGGGCATATTTTTGCGAAGATCACTAACGATACCAATGAGGGTAAAGTAGTGGAATTACAGGCAGGAACTGGATTCATGCAGGGAATCTTCGTAGAATACGGCATCACATTGGACGATGAAGTGACAGCGGTTCGTAACGGAGGATTTGGCAGTACTACAAATCAATAG
- a CDS encoding ABC transporter permease — translation MDFIVTIAEQGLIYGILALGVYITYKILDFPDLTVDGSFPLGAAITAALITRGMNPYLTLPLSFGAGVLAGICTGLIHVKCKVRDLLSGIIMMTALWTINLYIAGTANVPLFSQETIFKNDFMKRLIPDSVSGYTTLLIVLVLAILCKVLLDLYLKTKSGFLLRAVGDNDTLVTSLAKDQGNVKILGLAIANGLVSLAGCVFAQEERVFEISMGTGAIVIGLASVIIGTSIFKKITFLKATSAVLIGSIIYKACVAVALRNFEPQAMKLITAVLFLVILVISMERKKKVNKNA, via the coding sequence TGGATTTCCCGGATCTGACGGTGGACGGAAGTTTTCCATTGGGAGCAGCGATCACGGCGGCCTTGATTACGAGAGGGATGAATCCTTATCTGACCCTGCCGCTCTCCTTTGGGGCGGGGGTGCTGGCGGGCATCTGTACTGGCCTGATCCATGTGAAATGCAAGGTGCGCGACTTGCTGTCAGGAATCATTATGATGACGGCATTGTGGACCATCAACCTGTATATTGCAGGGACGGCAAATGTTCCGCTGTTCTCCCAGGAAACAATATTTAAGAACGATTTTATGAAGCGCTTGATACCAGACAGCGTCTCAGGATATACGACGCTTCTGATCGTCCTGGTGCTGGCAATCCTATGCAAAGTGCTGCTGGATCTGTATTTGAAGACAAAATCCGGCTTTCTTCTCAGGGCGGTAGGCGATAATGATACGCTGGTCACCTCCCTTGCAAAGGATCAAGGCAATGTGAAGATTCTGGGCCTTGCCATTGCAAACGGGCTGGTGTCTTTAGCAGGCTGCGTATTTGCCCAGGAAGAACGGGTATTTGAGATATCCATGGGTACGGGGGCAATCGTAATTGGCCTGGCAAGCGTTATCATCGGAACCAGCATCTTTAAGAAGATAACGTTCCTTAAGGCCACGTCTGCCGTACTAATTGGCTCGATCATCTATAAGGCCTGCGTTGCGGTTGCCCTACGTAACTTTGAGCCGCAGGCAATGAAGCTGATTACGGCGGTCCTGTTCCTGGTAATCCTGGTCATCAGCATGGAAAGAAAGAAGAAGGTGAATAAGAATGCTTGA
- a CDS encoding MATE family efflux transporter → MQETTKDERLGSEHLGKLMVSLAVPAVAAQLINVLYNIVDRIYIGHIQGYGDMALTGVGVTFPIIMLIAAFSAFAGMGGAPLASIQLGKHDYDRAELILGNSAGLLVIFSVVLTIAFSIFKTPVLYAFGASETTIQYAESYIGIYLLGTIFVQFAVGLNTFISGQGEARIAMLSVLIGAIINICLDPVFIFVFGMGVKGAALATIISQAVSAAWVIKFLTSKKSVIRLKAKNMRLKGDVVKHIGGLGISPFIMQSTESLVNITLNSGLQKYGGDLYVGTMSIMTSIMQLIVIPIQGITQGVQPIISYNYGAGNKSRVKGAMTRLIVVCFLATIVLAGVAVFAPGVYAEIFTNNDQLVKLTCQVMPIYFFGITIFGIQSACQSTFLALGQAKVSLFIALLRKVILLIPLAIILPKFMGVIGIYRAEPVADIISVLTTSVLFVITVKKVLRNMGNNDMISADQGKEGGTNERLYN, encoded by the coding sequence ATGCAAGAAACGACGAAGGATGAGAGACTTGGCAGCGAGCATTTGGGGAAGCTGATGGTATCGCTCGCGGTTCCTGCGGTCGCGGCCCAGTTAATCAATGTATTATATAATATCGTAGACAGGATCTATATCGGACATATCCAAGGATATGGAGATATGGCCCTGACGGGGGTCGGGGTTACGTTTCCGATCATCATGCTGATCGCGGCTTTCAGCGCATTTGCGGGAATGGGCGGCGCGCCGCTTGCGTCAATCCAGCTTGGAAAGCACGATTACGACCGGGCGGAACTGATATTGGGCAATTCGGCAGGGCTGCTGGTGATATTCTCGGTGGTGCTGACCATAGCCTTTTCGATATTTAAGACGCCGGTCCTGTATGCCTTCGGGGCCAGCGAGACGACGATCCAGTATGCGGAAAGCTACATTGGAATCTATCTGCTGGGAACAATATTCGTCCAGTTCGCTGTGGGACTTAATACATTTATCAGCGGTCAGGGAGAAGCCAGGATTGCCATGCTCTCCGTCTTGATCGGAGCAATTATCAATATCTGCCTGGATCCGGTATTTATCTTTGTATTCGGAATGGGGGTAAAGGGCGCTGCTCTGGCGACGATCATTTCCCAGGCTGTCAGCGCGGCATGGGTAATCAAGTTTTTGACCTCCAAGAAAAGCGTGATTCGTCTGAAGGCAAAGAATATGCGCCTGAAGGGGGATGTAGTCAAGCATATCGGAGGGCTTGGAATCTCCCCATTTATCATGCAAAGCACGGAGAGCTTGGTTAACATTACGTTAAATTCCGGACTTCAGAAGTACGGAGGGGACTTGTATGTAGGTACCATGTCCATTATGACGAGCATCATGCAGCTGATCGTAATTCCGATACAGGGAATTACGCAGGGCGTACAGCCGATCATCAGTTATAATTACGGCGCAGGAAACAAAAGCAGGGTCAAAGGAGCAATGACTCGGCTGATCGTGGTCTGCTTTCTGGCAACGATCGTCCTTGCGGGGGTTGCCGTCTTTGCACCGGGCGTTTATGCAGAAATCTTTACCAATAATGACCAGCTGGTGAAACTGACCTGCCAGGTTATGCCGATTTATTTCTTCGGTATCACGATCTTTGGCATTCAGTCTGCGTGCCAGTCAACATTCCTGGCCTTGGGGCAGGCAAAAGTGTCCCTGTTCATTGCGCTGCTTCGGAAGGTGATCCTGCTGATTCCACTTGCAATCATCCTGCCTAAGTTCATGGGCGTTATAGGCATCTACAGAGCCGAGCCGGTGGCAGACATCATCTCAGTGCTTACAACAAGCGTGCTCTTTGTCATTACGGTGAAAAAAGTTTTGCGAAATATGGGGAACAATGATATGATTAGTGCAGACCAAGGAAAGGAAGGTGGAACGAATGAGCGACTATATAATTAG
- a CDS encoding ABC transporter ATP-binding protein, whose product MLELSGIHKYYNPGTINEMCLFDNFSMKIEQGDFLSVVGSNGSGKTSMLNIICGSIPLEAGKILINGKDITREKEYKRNARIGRVYQNPAMGTCPSMTILENMSLADNKGKLYGLGRGTNKARIAYYREQLSQLNLGLEDKLDVKVGSLSGGQRQAMALLMSTMTPIEFLILDEHTAALDPKTAELIMELTDQIVREKKLTTIMVTHNLRYAVEYGNRLVMMHQGQVILDKKEEEKQQMTVDEILKLFNEISIECGN is encoded by the coding sequence ATGCTTGAACTTAGCGGAATCCACAAATACTATAATCCCGGTACCATTAACGAAATGTGCCTGTTCGATAATTTCAGCATGAAGATTGAGCAGGGAGACTTCCTGTCCGTGGTGGGAAGCAATGGATCCGGCAAGACCTCCATGCTGAATATCATCTGCGGCAGCATTCCGCTTGAGGCGGGGAAAATACTGATCAACGGCAAGGATATTACCAGGGAAAAAGAGTATAAGAGAAATGCGAGGATTGGCCGTGTATATCAGAATCCGGCGATGGGAACCTGTCCATCCATGACGATACTGGAAAATATGTCCCTGGCAGATAACAAGGGGAAACTCTACGGACTGGGAAGAGGGACCAATAAGGCCCGCATTGCCTACTACAGGGAGCAGCTTAGCCAGCTGAATCTGGGATTGGAAGATAAGCTGGATGTAAAGGTAGGCTCACTTTCAGGCGGACAGCGCCAGGCGATGGCGCTACTGATGTCTACCATGACGCCTATCGAGTTTTTGATCCTGGATGAGCATACGGCTGCCCTAGATCCTAAGACGGCAGAATTGATCATGGAATTGACGGATCAGATTGTCCGGGAAAAGAAACTGACGACAATTATGGTAACGCACAACCTCAGATATGCGGTGGAATATGGAAACCGCCTGGTCATGATGCATCAGGGCCAGGTGATCCTGGATAAAAAAGAAGAAGAGAAACAGCAGATGACGGTAGATGAGATTCTGAAACTGTTCAATGAGATCAGCATAGAATGTGGAAATTAG
- a CDS encoding spore germination protein, with translation MPDNRKVTASREENAAYMNQVLPVQDSFDIIQRDMLIGGRMASFYFIDGFTKDEVMLKIMDSLFKVTQENMPADATQFSRECIPYVEVDILGDFDDVLRNVLSGVTCLFIEGYEACIAIDCRTYPARSVEEPDKDKSLRGSRDGFVETIVFNTALMRRRIRDPHLIMEMTEVGDTSRTDVAICYMGDRVDQELLNTVQQRIKSIRTDDLRMNQQSLAECLFKRKWYNPFPKFKFTERPDTAAACLLEGKVVIMVDNSPSAMILPTSIFDMIEEANDYYFPTLTGLYLKFSRTLITIMTVFLTPVFLLFMQNLNWLPKAFEFVAVKDMVNIPLIFQLLILEIAIDGLRLAALNTPSMLSTPLSVIAGLVMGEFSVQSGWFNSEVMLYMAFVAVANYTQPNFELGYALKFMRLQLLILTALFNWIGFAAGCIIVIISICFNKTLSGRNYLNVKLN, from the coding sequence ATGCCAGATAACAGGAAAGTGACTGCGTCCAGGGAAGAGAATGCAGCCTACATGAATCAGGTTCTTCCGGTGCAGGATAGTTTTGACATTATTCAAAGAGATATGCTGATTGGCGGCCGGATGGCTTCTTTTTATTTTATAGACGGATTTACCAAGGATGAGGTTATGCTCAAAATAATGGATTCGCTGTTCAAGGTAACGCAGGAGAATATGCCGGCGGATGCCACGCAGTTTTCCAGGGAGTGCATCCCCTATGTGGAAGTGGATATCCTAGGGGATTTTGATGATGTGCTGAGAAATGTCTTATCCGGCGTTACCTGTCTGTTTATAGAAGGCTATGAAGCCTGCATAGCGATTGACTGCAGGACTTATCCGGCAAGAAGCGTAGAAGAGCCGGATAAGGATAAGTCTCTGAGAGGATCCAGAGACGGTTTTGTGGAAACGATCGTATTTAATACGGCGCTGATGAGAAGAAGGATCCGGGATCCTCACCTGATTATGGAAATGACAGAAGTTGGCGATACTTCCCGAACCGACGTGGCTATCTGCTATATGGGCGACCGGGTAGACCAGGAACTGCTAAATACGGTGCAGCAGCGTATCAAAAGCATCCGGACGGATGATCTGAGGATGAACCAGCAAAGCCTGGCGGAATGCCTGTTCAAGAGAAAATGGTATAACCCATTCCCGAAATTCAAGTTTACAGAGCGGCCGGATACGGCTGCCGCATGCCTGCTTGAGGGAAAAGTAGTGATTATGGTGGATAATTCTCCATCTGCCATGATTCTGCCGACCTCTATCTTTGATATGATCGAGGAAGCCAATGATTACTACTTTCCAACGCTGACCGGACTGTATCTGAAGTTTTCCAGGACGCTGATTACCATTATGACCGTATTTCTGACGCCAGTGTTCCTGCTTTTTATGCAGAACCTCAACTGGCTTCCGAAAGCATTTGAATTCGTGGCGGTAAAAGATATGGTTAATATACCGCTGATCTTCCAATTGCTGATCTTGGAAATCGCCATAGATGGGCTGCGGCTGGCAGCGCTTAATACCCCCAGCATGCTGAGTACGCCGCTGAGCGTAATCGCCGGTCTGGTTATGGGAGAATTCTCAGTACAGTCCGGCTGGTTTAATTCGGAAGTCATGCTGTATATGGCGTTCGTAGCCGTGGCCAACTATACCCAGCCTAATTTCGAACTGGGCTATGCGCTGAAATTTATGAGGCTTCAGCTTCTGATTCTTACGGCGCTCTTTAATTGGATTGGATTTGCGGCAGGCTGCATTATAGTAATTATAAGCATCTGCTTTAATAAGACACTGTCAGGCAGGAATTATCTCAATGTGAAGCTGAATTAA
- a CDS encoding sodium-dependent transporter: MQKRSNFSSKLGFVLAASGSAVGLGNIWRFPYLAAKYGGGTFLLIYLILAVTFGFALMTAEIALGRKTGLSAIGAFKSLDKRFGFLGVLASIVPIIIFPYYSVIGGWVIKYFAVFISGGSAASAGDTYFSDFIGGTFEPLGWFFLFMALTAVIVLFGVEKGIEKVSKVMMPILVVLTVIISVYGLTLDGAMEGLVYYIQPHMSDVSAKTILAAMGQLFYSMSLAMGIMVTYGSYMKKDNNLESSVRQIEMFDTGIAFLAGLMIIPAVFAFSGGDRSALSAGPGLMFITLPKVFASMKFGGAIGTIFFLLVFFAALTSAISLMETIVSIFRDKFHWGRRNACLFVAVLALILGAPSSLGFGPLSFISWMGMSVLDIMDFASNSVLMPIVALGTCIFVGFIIRPKTISDEVKETDGKFKAEKLFSVMIKWVAPIFLVLILASSVASGLGWFSI; this comes from the coding sequence ATGCAAAAAAGGAGCAACTTTTCCAGCAAATTGGGATTCGTGCTGGCTGCTTCCGGCTCAGCGGTAGGCTTGGGAAATATTTGGAGATTCCCTTACCTTGCGGCTAAATATGGAGGCGGAACATTTTTATTGATTTATCTGATTCTGGCGGTGACATTCGGCTTTGCGCTTATGACTGCCGAGATCGCTCTGGGACGTAAGACCGGATTAAGCGCTATCGGCGCTTTCAAGTCCCTGGATAAGCGTTTTGGCTTTTTAGGGGTACTTGCATCCATTGTTCCTATTATTATCTTTCCTTATTATTCCGTAATCGGAGGATGGGTAATCAAGTACTTTGCCGTATTTATCAGCGGCGGCTCAGCAGCCTCAGCCGGAGATACCTACTTCTCCGACTTCATCGGCGGCACTTTCGAGCCTTTGGGCTGGTTCTTCCTGTTCATGGCATTGACTGCGGTCATCGTATTGTTCGGTGTTGAAAAAGGAATAGAGAAGGTCAGCAAAGTCATGATGCCGATCCTGGTCGTTCTTACCGTTATTATTTCTGTATATGGCCTGACACTGGATGGAGCCATGGAAGGCCTCGTATATTACATACAGCCGCATATGTCGGATGTATCAGCCAAGACGATCCTTGCCGCTATGGGACAGCTCTTCTACTCCATGTCTCTGGCAATGGGAATCATGGTTACCTATGGCTCTTATATGAAGAAGGATAATAATCTGGAAAGTTCTGTTCGCCAGATTGAAATGTTTGATACCGGCATCGCTTTCCTTGCAGGCCTTATGATCATTCCTGCCGTATTCGCGTTCTCCGGCGGCGACCGTTCCGCGCTCAGCGCAGGTCCTGGACTGATGTTCATTACGCTGCCGAAAGTATTTGCCAGCATGAAATTTGGAGGGGCGATCGGCACGATCTTCTTCCTGCTGGTATTCTTCGCGGCTTTGACATCCGCAATCTCCCTGATGGAGACCATCGTATCCATCTTCCGGGATAAGTTCCACTGGGGACGAAGGAACGCATGCCTTTTCGTGGCAGTTCTTGCGCTGATCTTAGGCGCTCCGTCTTCACTGGGCTTTGGACCGCTAAGCTTCATCAGCTGGATGGGCATGTCCGTACTTGATATCATGGACTTCGCAAGCAACAGCGTCCTGATGCCGATCGTCGCATTAGGCACCTGTATCTTCGTCGGATTCATTATCCGTCCAAAGACGATATCCGACGAAGTAAAAGAGACCGATGGCAAGTTCAAGGCAGAGAAATTGTTCAGTGTCATGATCAAATGGGTTGCCCCCATCTTCCTGGTACTGATACTTGCAAGTTCCGTAGCAAGCGGCCTTGGCTGGTTCTCAATTTAA
- the rplT gene encoding 50S ribosomal protein L20, which yields MARIKGGLNAKKRHNRTLKLAKGYRGARSKQYRVAKQSVMRALTSAYAGRKQRKRQMRQLWIARINAAARMNGLSYSKFMHGLKLANIDVNRKMLAELAVNDAEGFATLAELAKAKVA from the coding sequence ATGGCAAGAATTAAAGGCGGATTAAACGCTAAGAAAAGACACAACAGGACATTAAAGTTAGCAAAAGGATACAGAGGAGCACGTTCTAAGCAGTACAGAGTTGCAAAACAGTCTGTTATGAGAGCGCTCACATCTGCATATGCAGGAAGAAAGCAGCGCAAGCGCCAGATGCGTCAGCTTTGGATCGCACGTATCAACGCTGCAGCAAGAATGAATGGATTATCTTACAGCAAATTCATGCACGGCTTAAAACTGGCTAACATCGACGTGAACAGAAAGATGCTGGCAGAACTGGCTGTAAACGATGCAGAAGGATTCGCAACACTGGCAGAACTTGCAAAGGCTAAGGTTGCTTAA
- a CDS encoding B3/4 domain-containing protein codes for MRKNLKIDQEMKELWPAVRVGCLQYKVKVEKKNEEMWKYLKKDIFKKAKDDIFDYGINEIPNIKESRAAYKAFGKDPSRYRVSSEALIRRIGQGKGLYEVNTVVDVNNLISIESGFSVGSYDTANIEDELVFRVGREGETYKGIGKEEINIEYLPVLADEKGAIGSSTSDSERAMITDSAKEVLTLIYSFSRNEDLEKALEYGKKYMEQYAKATDIEAWIVE; via the coding sequence ATGAGGAAGAATCTAAAGATTGACCAGGAAATGAAGGAATTATGGCCGGCGGTCAGAGTGGGCTGCCTGCAGTATAAAGTCAAGGTTGAAAAGAAGAATGAGGAGATGTGGAAGTATTTAAAGAAAGATATCTTTAAGAAGGCAAAAGATGATATCTTCGATTATGGAATCAACGAGATTCCGAATATTAAGGAATCCAGGGCCGCCTATAAGGCTTTTGGCAAGGATCCAAGCCGCTACAGAGTGTCTTCTGAGGCACTGATCCGCAGAATCGGGCAGGGAAAAGGGCTTTATGAAGTGAATACCGTGGTGGACGTCAACAATCTGATCTCCATTGAGTCGGGATTTTCCGTAGGCTCTTATGACACGGCGAATATAGAAGATGAACTGGTATTCCGGGTGGGCCGGGAAGGCGAGACCTATAAAGGAATCGGCAAGGAGGAGATCAATATAGAATACCTGCCGGTGCTGGCTGATGAGAAAGGAGCGATCGGAAGTTCCACAAGCGATTCCGAGCGGGCTATGATCACGGACAGCGCAAAGGAGGTTCTGACGCTGATCTATTCGTTCTCCCGGAATGAGGATCTGGAAAAAGCGCTGGAGTATGGGAAGAAATATATGGAGCAGTATGCCAAGGCTACAGACATAGAAGCGTGGATCGTGGAATAG
- the mscL gene encoding large conductance mechanosensitive channel protein MscL: MAKKGLIGEFKDFISRGNAMDMAVGVIIGGAFSGIVTSLTEDIISPILGLFGGMNFDQLSVNILGEVTLNYGKFITAIVNFLIMALIIFFIMKAVNTLEAQAVRLARLGKEQEAPAPTTKICPFCKSEIPIDATRCAHCTSELEQA; this comes from the coding sequence ATGGCAAAAAAAGGCTTAATCGGCGAATTTAAAGATTTTATCAGCCGCGGGAACGCAATGGACATGGCTGTCGGCGTTATCATCGGCGGCGCTTTCTCCGGCATCGTAACTTCATTGACTGAGGATATCATCTCGCCCATCCTGGGCTTATTCGGGGGCATGAATTTCGATCAGCTCTCTGTAAATATCCTGGGCGAGGTCACTTTAAATTATGGCAAGTTCATCACCGCTATCGTCAATTTCCTCATCATGGCATTGATCATCTTCTTTATCATGAAGGCAGTCAATACCTTAGAGGCTCAGGCAGTAAGATTAGCCCGTCTGGGCAAGGAGCAAGAGGCTCCAGCGCCCACCACGAAGATTTGCCCTTTCTGCAAATCAGAGATCCCCATCGACGCTACCAGATGCGCCCACTGTACCTCTGAGTTGGAGCAGGCGTAA
- the infC gene encoding translation initiation factor IF-3, which produces MINGQIRDKEVRVIGENGEQLGIMSSREAMKLAQEAELDLVKIAPKAQPPVCKIIDYGKYRYELARKEKEAKKKQKTVEVKEVRLSPNIETNDLNTKVNNAKKFISKGNKVKVTLRFRGREMAHMQQSKHILDDFAKLLEDVAVVEKPAKLEGRSMSMVLTEKR; this is translated from the coding sequence ATGATTAATGGGCAGATCAGAGACAAGGAAGTACGAGTGATTGGAGAGAATGGAGAACAATTAGGCATTATGTCATCAAGAGAAGCCATGAAACTTGCACAGGAAGCAGAGTTAGACTTGGTGAAGATTGCTCCAAAAGCCCAGCCACCAGTTTGCAAGATCATCGATTATGGAAAGTACAGATATGAACTTGCAAGAAAGGAAAAAGAGGCAAAGAAGAAGCAGAAAACCGTTGAAGTAAAGGAAGTGCGTCTTTCCCCGAATATTGAGACCAACGATCTTAATACGAAAGTGAATAATGCAAAGAAGTTTATCAGCAAAGGGAATAAAGTAAAGGTTACCCTGCGTTTCAGAGGACGCGAGATGGCACATATGCAGCAGAGCAAGCACATTCTGGATGATTTTGCAAAACTGCTTGAGGATGTGGCAGTGGTTGAAAAGCCGGCGAAGCTGGAAGGCAGAAGTATGAGTATGGTTTTAACTGAAAAACGTTAA
- a CDS encoding LysR family transcriptional regulator: MDLRKWSVLLAVVDYGSFTKAGEELNYTQSGITHMMKSLEQEVGFPLFNKGHHGVSITKEGKALLPAIRNLLSANESLNQEISFLKGAKKGTLTIGTYISCSIHWIPEIIQEFQKEYPGICFEISEGHEGDLIDWVENHKVDIGFISYHEHQPYEFIPVCDDPMMAVVPKGHPFAQYNEVPIEWFENAPFVCSEYTYGNDVHRILKTAGIKPDIKYTTSTDFSILSMIEHNLGISILPELVLRGQSGNFETRPLKPLSYRRLGMAVSSFRDMSPAMKVFIKYARDYLLS; this comes from the coding sequence ATGGATCTTAGAAAATGGAGCGTACTGCTCGCAGTCGTTGACTACGGGAGTTTTACCAAAGCCGGTGAGGAACTTAACTATACCCAGTCCGGCATTACGCATATGATGAAATCCCTGGAACAGGAAGTTGGATTTCCGCTCTTTAACAAGGGCCACCACGGCGTCTCGATCACGAAGGAAGGAAAAGCCCTTCTTCCGGCAATACGGAATCTTCTCTCAGCCAACGAGTCGCTGAATCAGGAGATATCCTTCCTCAAGGGAGCCAAGAAAGGTACCTTGACCATCGGAACCTATATCAGCTGTTCCATACACTGGATTCCCGAAATCATCCAGGAGTTCCAGAAAGAGTACCCCGGCATTTGTTTTGAGATCAGCGAGGGCCATGAAGGCGATCTGATCGACTGGGTGGAGAACCACAAGGTAGATATTGGGTTCATCAGTTATCACGAGCATCAGCCTTACGAGTTCATCCCGGTCTGCGACGATCCTATGATGGCCGTGGTACCAAAAGGCCACCCCTTTGCCCAATATAACGAAGTACCCATCGAGTGGTTTGAAAATGCGCCTTTCGTCTGCTCTGAGTATACCTACGGCAACGATGTCCACCGAATCCTGAAGACCGCTGGAATAAAGCCGGATATCAAGTATACCACCAGCACGGATTTCTCGATCCTGTCCATGATCGAGCACAACCTGGGCATCAGCATACTGCCTGAGCTTGTTCTTCGCGGCCAGAGCGGTAATTTTGAGACGCGGCCTCTAAAGCCCCTCTCTTACCGGCGGCTGGGCATGGCTGTATCCTCCTTCCGGGATATGTCGCCTGCCATGAAAGTCTTCATCAAATATGCGCGGGACTATCTTCTGTCCTGA
- the rpmI gene encoding 50S ribosomal protein L35: protein MPKIKTNRAAAKRFKKTGTGKLKRNKAYKSHILTKKSTKRKRNLRKPIITDATNVKNMKKVLPYL, encoded by the coding sequence ATGCCAAAAATTAAAACAAATAGAGCAGCTGCAAAGCGCTTCAAAAAAACAGGTACAGGAAAATTAAAAAGAAATAAAGCTTATAAGAGCCATATCTTAACTAAGAAATCTACAAAGAGAAAAAGAAATCTTAGAAAGCCAATCATTACTGATGCAACCAACGTAAAGAACATGAAGAAAGTTCTTCCATATCTGTAA
- a CDS encoding DegV family protein, translating into MSDYIISVNSTVDLPKEWLTERNVPVIPLKYTIDGETYEDMNGLSSKEFFQKLREGKMAVTSQVNPDEAKAALEPMLQEGKDVLHLGFSSGLSGTYNSVRIAGEELKNKYPDRKIIVIDSLCACLGERILLYYALKLKEEGKTIEEVAKWVEENKLHVCHFVTVDDLNHLQRGGRVSKTTAILGTMVQIKPVIHVDNQGYLQVIGKERGRKKSLNKIVDMAAKQAEGWENDIVMITHGDCIEDAQYVAELVEEKMGVTNILINNIGTVIGSHTGPGVVAVFSMGQSR; encoded by the coding sequence ATGAGCGACTATATAATTAGTGTAAATAGCACGGTAGATTTGCCGAAGGAATGGCTGACTGAGAGGAATGTCCCGGTCATTCCATTAAAATATACGATTGACGGAGAGACCTATGAAGATATGAACGGCCTGTCGTCCAAGGAATTCTTCCAGAAACTCAGGGAGGGGAAGATGGCAGTTACTTCCCAGGTGAATCCTGACGAGGCCAAAGCCGCATTAGAGCCCATGCTACAGGAAGGCAAGGATGTGCTGCATCTGGGCTTCTCATCCGGGTTAAGCGGAACATATAACAGCGTGCGTATCGCCGGAGAGGAACTTAAGAATAAGTATCCGGACAGGAAGATCATCGTGATTGACTCGCTTTGCGCTTGTCTGGGAGAGAGAATTCTGCTTTATTATGCACTGAAGCTGAAAGAAGAAGGAAAGACGATCGAAGAGGTTGCAAAGTGGGTGGAGGAAAATAAACTGCATGTCTGCCATTTTGTAACGGTAGATGATCTGAACCATCTGCAAAGGGGAGGCCGCGTATCCAAGACGACGGCTATTCTGGGAACCATGGTACAGATCAAGCCAGTCATTCATGTGGATAACCAGGGATACCTTCAGGTGATCGGCAAGGAGAGAGGGCGAAAGAAGTCTCTGAACAAGATTGTGGATATGGCTGCAAAACAGGCAGAGGGATGGGAAAACGACATCGTTATGATCACCCATGGAGACTGTATAGAAGATGCCCAGTATGTGGCGGAATTGGTGGAAGAGAAGATGGGCGTCACCAATATCCTGATCAACAATATCGGCACGGTTATTGGAAGCCATACGGGTCCGGGCGTCGTTGCCGTGTTCAGCATGGGACAGTCGAGATAA